The segment TCTTCTTTCTGTGAAAGTAAACATCTGCAGTAAATCTGCAAAAGATAGCTGTCTTGGTTTTAGCCTAATAGAAGTAAAACTTACTCCCATACAGACGCTAAGATGTAATAAAGCACTTTTAGTAGCAGCATACACAAAGACACCTGGCGACGTTAAAGCCAAAGCCTCGATAGACGACACATTAACGATAGTTCCACCTGCACCTCCACGGTCAACGCGCATTAGCTCTAAAGCTTTCAATGTTGAAGACACCGATGCAGTCTGAAATGGTAAACAAAGAATGGACAAAAaagaaaggaggaggtttttaattttaaattttcgtctattattaccaccattagattaaattaaattttgacatatacctgacgtttcaaaagtgcttgtaaactgaaataaaagaattttgatttgatttttgattttgatttgttcTCAATTCGTCACGTGgcttttttacgtttttttaacgtttgtTTGTCCACTTTGgccccatttaattttcacgaaaataagttttatacttttgtgttaaaatcaaaataaacatcaaatccaTTAAGAAATGTCATCTGCCTACATCATATACTATATGATAGCCACCAATAGGCACCGGATGTCATTTcctacatagaatctcaatttcgtatattacgTCAACttgcatacgtcaaagatagtaaatTAGTTAAACATTCTATTAgttaacatattattttgttatataaaattaatagcggacgcccgcgacttcgtccgcgtggaattcagtttttcacaaatcccgtggtaaccacggatttttccgggatgaaaaatagcttatgtagagtaaaatttatgtttattccaaatttcagccaaatcgcttcagtagccgctgcacaaaggaggaacacacacacttacaaacaCACTGTCTTACACACAAATATTCGCATTTacattagtgtgatgtgatgtgatgttcTTCTTCTTAGActgcctctccattactgaaggtcggcggtcagctttctaaacttttccttgtccatggctaggcggaaaagttcttcgacggtctttatgccagtccactcccttatatttcgtagccaggacttctttcttcttcctacacctcttttgcctgcaatcttgcccatcatGATGGTTTGAAGCAAAGCAAAATATGCCGTTTTTTTTGGTTTCGTGTCGCAAAATATGCCCTAGATACGCTGCTTAATGGTGTTAACATGTGATGATGTAATaaggtaaaattttatatacttacaaaGTTAATagcaatttcatttttgtacgtatCCATTTTTTCTAAAGCAACACCTGCATTGTTAACCACAATGTCAATAGCTccgaattttttaaatatttcatcataTGTGCTGAATAGTTCTTCGTCCACAGCGATATTGCATTTGAAGAAACCAGCTACGTCGCTTCCATATTCtgtgtttagtttattttctaatGTAACGCCAGATGCTTCGTCGATGTCAAGGATAGCaacatactaaaataaaattatgttattaattattactacaAGAAAGCCTGTGATGATCAAACTTTGTCAGCCTACAAATGGCAACTATGTAGTTCAGACCATGATTTTGGGAGGTACCAGATAAATGAACGGCTGGCGAATGTAAACCCTTAACCATCCTCCCTATATTTAAGTACCTTAACCACCTACGTGCGGTCTCAGAGACCGCTGATAGATTATTGCTTGTAATTTGGAATGTATAGCATTAGTGGAACTTTAGATTGACTTGTTGTTGGTTTTAGACTCATTTATAACCGTAATACATAAAAATCGTGACAGTTTTACAATATAacgattttttgtataaaaataactattctaAATGTATGCAATCTATAACTTGGACACCATAAATTGTCTATTTTCTATTTGAATACTAAtaaggtataaaaataaataataaactcaaaatataatgaaattcaatgaaaatttcaaaaacgcatttacatttttttgcgGTAATGACATAATGACATTTTTTCCACAGCACAATAAGCCTCGTATACGTATAGAAAAGTAGAAGAGGTACATAGAGGGCTTCGCGAAAAGCTgcgtaataaacaaaacaaaatcaatttGAAAGTCCTCGCGGTCTCCAAGACCGCGCGCAAGTGGTTAAGGGTTAAAGATTTACTGAAATAATGTCAGGCAGGAAGTATCACTCTATAGTAATATGACACTAATGACAAATATTTGTACCTTTATTCGTTCCTTCACGAATCCTTGAACAATTTGTGCGCCTATACCATTTGCACCTCCGGTTACGATAGCCACTTTGTCTATTAGACTGTACATAgtgattgttttatttatttgttatagacCTAATAACTATTGCAGTGATTTCTAGAGAGATCCTATCTTGGAATTTTTTTAAGAGGTATTGGCTGTGTGTTCGTAGTCGgcgtattatatatatagttgtATCTTACTCTTGTGCGCAAAGTGCTCGTGTGTACGAGATTGCCTGAAATAGGTTACCGGAATGCAGTTTACAACAAAGTTTTtgtactattagacatgtcactaacgcgacgaaactgaggcgaaaaaAGGTAGATAATAATTGTGTATCATTTAGACGCATAGAAAACAAcgaaaattataacaaataatacctatgaCAAAATACAATGACAAGTTGTGGGTTCAGGAATTGTAAGCACTATAtctcatcattcattcattatcaacccatattcggctcactgctgagcacgagtctgctcttagaatgagaggggttaggccattagtccaccacgctggccctatgcggattggcaaacttcagaCACGCCTtcttccgtttgagacacgtgatatttaatttcttaaaatgcacacaactgaaaagttggaggtgcatgccccggaccggattcgaacctataccttccggaatcggaggcagaggtcatatccactgggctatcacagcttgtttttaaattaaacactatatctacataaatataatataatataagtaaacactCAGTGCAGCatttaaattcggatcacttattGCGGTGATtatgtaggcacgtaacatatctataggataaaatatcgttggattGCAATGATTGACATGATAATTGCatgttttatagattttaaaatgttatcttatcttataactactttttatttacacaaagacaaaaataaattttcttttcctTATTCtcggtaaaaattaaaaacggcTTCTTTTGTGTGCTTTTATATTGGAGTAGcttaataaaatagataagaAGACAAACAACCTATAACTCAAACTAAAAAACTCAAacagtttataaataaactgttCATGTGCATGTGTATCTATGGTCCACTAACTTTTTCGACCAGATACGTACAAAATTTTCCTTCACCTTAACTAATTCATTTTAAAGTTTGtcgacaatatttatttatttatttggtccactagtgattgttacaatatttacacaattttacaatttaaagaaaatataaatacaaggCTGTACAATCAAATTAAAGTAGACACGGCATGCCTATTCCGTAATATTAAAGTCCGTTTAAAGAttaatcagttttttttaaatcctttaaCTTGTAAGCCCTATTTGGCTATACTTCGTTACTCGTTCTACTTCTTACTacttacttgatttttttaacatacctatCCATATACAACCATTTTGGTTTGCTGAAACTTGactttaataaatactttaaaactcAATACTTCACAAACGTATCCCTAACGACGCTGCTTCTCTCTATCTAACCAATTATGGTGAGATTTTAACAATAAGAGGTTTTCGAaaggaaattaataaataaaaagttttaatgctCAATTTATTCTTCAAATCAAATTTTCTACTTCAACCATATTTACCAtgattatacatatttaataatacttcCAATTATTACGAGTAAAACTGAAATTATAGTTACATAGTTTTGTAACTTAATATTATCAAATGTGAACACCGTCGGACAATATTTTGTATGCTCCATATATTCTGTCAGTAATGTTCAAGACGTTGTCATTGTCTACGAGCCATACATTTCCACTAGCACTGGTTTGGTATGCTTCGATTACACCTCTCGCTGCTGTATCAGCCCTGTAATCGCAGACAATTAAtccattattacttattattatattatattccttCCTCTCCTCATTAATGTTAGGAAATCTATGACACAAGTAAAAAATCCACTCGTACATTACAACATTgcttatttttagattttttacttCGGATAGTGATAAACagataatttacaataaaagttTTTCAACCACAATATACAACGACGCCGTAAAAACTTAACATAACTCTGTAAAAAAACATGCATAATGTCTacgtaatatattataatcttattcttaaaatatgcccaaataataaaacaatttgcgtttaaaaaaaaaagtagcttAGAACGATCGTTAGGTATGTTTTTAGTCTCTTGTGACTTGAGCACCTCTTaacataaatgaaaaatgtatagCATCTTCTTGGTTGTACGCTCCAATTTCGACTATTATTGGTTTATATAAGGTATGATTTTAGAGAACGCAGTTAAGACCAACATAAATATGTACCTTGTAGTCGTATTGTTGATGATCATTTATATCAACAATCCTGTTAATAGAAGAGATGAATTTCAATACCTATATCGTTGTACAGtaattagaaataaagaaagaagaaagaaaattattttattttactaatttaattacctcagtaataaaaataaccacAAGCCGACTGCggcatatacatataaaactgatttgaatcaatttatttaattattttatatttctaaaccGAAAACTTTAAAGATTAAAGATACTTACGTTTGCAAAAA is part of the Bicyclus anynana chromosome 5, ilBicAnyn1.1, whole genome shotgun sequence genome and harbors:
- the LOC112051343 gene encoding 15-hydroxyprostaglandin dehydrogenase [NAD(+)]-like — its product is MYSLIDKVAIVTGGANGIGAQIVQGFVKERIKYVAILDIDEASGVTLENKLNTEYGSDVAGFFKCNIAVDEELFSTYDEIFKKFGAIDIVVNNAGVALEKMDTYKNEIAINFTASVSSTLKALELMRVDRGGAGGTIVNVSSIEALALTSPGVFVYAATKSALLHLSVCMGKEDYYHHTKVRVLAMCFGATETAMVYKVEGLDDIINENIHQIVDKLRQHSFLQSASAAARGVIEAYQTSASGNVWLVDNEDVVNITDKIYGAYKILSDGVHI